Genomic window (Brassica napus cultivar Da-Ae chromosome C3 unlocalized genomic scaffold, Da-Ae chrC03_Random_37, whole genome shotgun sequence):
tctcttatatgttatattttgaatcttttaaaatgaatataaattattagaaattttaaaatcccACTTTGAAAATTTTGGGGTCAATggcttattttttttgttataacacaatacaaataatcataaaattgtaataatatggatttttatttaataaatattcaaattaaataatatatatattcagctaACGACTTAAAGCAAGAAAATGGACTgcatcaatttagtcgtccagttgaaaccCTTCAAAACTATGTGGAAGACTAAGGTCAAAGTAATTCGATTTTGGAAACAATACTAAGTTGTTAGTTCTAAAACCATTAAAATGGTTCTTAGTGATGTTaaagtaaattatttaaaaaaaatgtagaacatgtttttgtaataaaaattcACTTTATGACCACATTACGGTTTTTATAGGTATAAACAAGgtgataaaaattttaatcccAAATCGATCAGGCTCatcataaattcaaaatagaTTTTGGTCCACAATTAAAATTACAAATGCACAGTCCAACATATTGatgattatataaagaaaacataaatatatgcatattaaaaaaaatcaatcaaacatatatatatatatatttaatttatcaatactatatatttttaatttttattatataagctCACGTCTTATCCTAGTTAACTAGTATTTAATATTCTGAATGGTCAAATAGTTCTTTTAACGTGTacaatttgtatattttcataAGTAAACCTTTTAAAGAAAACGTGAAGGTTTGAGAGTGGCCGTAAGAAGTAAGATTAGTCACACCACACACCAAAGAGTGAAACAGTCACAAACCTATAATTGTTATTCCATATGCACGAGGCTGGGTACAACAACAGGTAGCAACTTTCATTACCGTGATTACTCCTACttacaaatctattttttactcaCTCGTCACTACTTTTTATGCTTACGCAATCTCTTCTTGATCCACAGTGACgagaaacaaaagataaaaaaaggtTTCTTGACATAACTACAAGTGAAGAGGATTGGAAAAGGGCAGAGAACCAAGGGCAAAACAATCAGTCCTTGCAATCTGTTACACCTTCTGTAGATATTTGAAATCGAGCTTCTGCTTCAGGCAAGCATGGCGAGCTTATCACTTTGCAGATTCTCTCCTCTGCTCTTCCTTTCCTCAATGCCAGCCTGTATTATTGATACATACATCATAAACAATACACACACTTTGCCAATGAAAccttagaaaagaaaacaaggcTTATAATTTGCAAACATTACAGACCTTGTTGTGGTGGCATGAGCCATGATATTCCCACCAATCGGCTTAAACTGTGGACCAGCAAAAAGAGCAGAACCATCTACTTGCGCAACTACTTGGTTCGTTATAACAACAGCCACACCAAACTAGAGAGCCATTAAAAACATTCAAGAGAAAGTTTCAGGATGGTGTGTCTCAGAGGAATTTAAACAGTTAATAATACTAATGAATGGTCACCTCATCTGCTAATTtctgaagacttctcaagaacTTTGCAAGATGCATTTGTCGAGCCGAAAGCTCTCCCCTTCCAGAGAAATCTGTCCTGTAGAGAGCGGTAGCACTATCCACAATCATGAGAGCAAACCTGCGACATCATAACTTTCACAATTAGCACTCTCATCATGAACAATAATGGATCTGAACACCAAAAGGAAACTCTAACTCAACGCACCTTGTTTCAACCATCATAGATGCTGCTTCAAGCAGAAGCCTTGACTGATGGTCAGTATTATACGCCCTCGCATAAGCAACGTTTTCAAGAACATCAGCTCCATTAAGTCCAAACCTGCatcattttaaattgatttctttCGGAATATTCTGCCTCAAGAACCCTCGTCGTGCTCTCACATGTGGTACAAAGATAGCATACCTGTCAGCTATCTGTAATAGTCTTTGCGGCCTGAATGTTCCCTCGGCATCAATGTACATCGCCTTTCCCTCTCCACCTCCTTGATCCATGGGAAGCTAAACATTAAAGCACGAACCTCAATGTGAATACATTTCTCAATTTAAAGTTCACTGGTTCCTACAAGATAAGTAAGAATAGCTGAGTGGTTCAGCAAAATGGTACTTACTTGGCAAGTTACACACAGTGTATGGCACAACTGAGTCTTCCCAGAGCGGAACTCACCATACAACTCAGTGATGGATCCGGTTTCAATTCCTCCTATTGACAGTAAAGACAAAGTAAGATCATAACAGCAAAATGACCTTTCAATACGCACCAAAAACCATAACCATATTAACCAACCTTCAAGTACTTTGTCGAGCTCCCGGGATCCAGATGTAATCTGAATGATCTCCTGTCTCTGGGCATGGAGCTGGCTAGCACTAGTGAAACCCAGAGGAACCAGCTTCGAAGCTGTCACAGAggtaaaacacacacaaataaGAAAATGCATAAACTCCAAAAAGGATCAAAGTGAATTTGTATTCATATGACAACATGCCTGCTTCAACGATTTTGTCAACTTTAGCATCACTGATTCCTTTAATCTGCAAGAGATCTTTCCTCGGAGTATATGCAACACCTTCAACAGTGC
Coding sequences:
- the LOC106434943 gene encoding DNA repair protein RAD51 homolog 1; the protein is MTTMEQRRNQNTVQQQDDEETQHGPFPVEQLQAAGIASVDVKKLRDAGLCTVEGVAYTPRKDLLQIKGISDAKVDKIVEAASKLVPLGFTSASQLHAQRQEIIQITSGSRELDKVLEGGIETGSITELYGEFRSGKTQLCHTLCVTCQLPMDQGGGEGKAMYIDAEGTFRPQRLLQIADRFGLNGADVLENVAYARAYNTDHQSRLLLEAASMMVETRFALMIVDSATALYRTDFSGRGELSARQMHLAKFLRSLQKLADEFGVAVVITNQVVAQVDGSALFAGPQFKPIGGNIMAHATTTRLALRKGRAEERICKVISSPCLPEAEARFQISTEGVTDCKD